A genomic window from Planctomycetota bacterium includes:
- the trpD gene encoding anthranilate phosphoribosyltransferase, which translates to MLKELLPRLCAGESLTADEAAAAIGEIMDGQATPAQIAAFLTALRIKGETVEEIAGGARAMRARMVRVDAGDGVILDTCGTGGDARGTFNISTITAIVVAACGVRVAKHGNRAASSACGSADVLEALGVRIDPPRERLEKMLREIGIAYLHAPQFHPAMRHAAPVRKELGFRTIFNLLGPLCNPAGANVQIVGLFSPALCRPFAEVLRALGARAAVTFHGHDGLDELSTTGDNRAVEWRDGRIAEFSIGPEAIGVPRARLSDLAGGSPADNARIAREVLGGTRGPHRDVVLLNAAVALVAAGRAADPREGAQRAARAIDEGAARRTLEALAEASR; encoded by the coding sequence ATGCTGAAAGAGCTTCTCCCGCGGCTGTGCGCCGGCGAGTCCCTCACGGCCGACGAGGCGGCCGCGGCGATCGGCGAGATCATGGACGGCCAGGCGACGCCCGCGCAGATCGCGGCGTTCCTGACGGCGCTGCGGATCAAGGGCGAAACCGTCGAGGAAATCGCGGGCGGCGCGCGGGCGATGCGGGCGCGGATGGTGCGGGTGGACGCCGGGGACGGGGTGATCCTGGACACCTGCGGCACGGGAGGGGACGCCCGGGGGACTTTCAACATCTCCACGATCACGGCGATCGTCGTGGCGGCCTGCGGGGTGCGCGTGGCCAAGCACGGCAATCGCGCGGCCAGTTCCGCCTGCGGAAGCGCGGACGTGCTCGAGGCGCTGGGAGTCCGGATCGACCCGCCCCGGGAACGGCTCGAAAAGATGCTCCGGGAGATCGGCATCGCCTATCTCCATGCCCCGCAGTTCCACCCGGCGATGCGCCACGCGGCGCCGGTGCGCAAGGAACTCGGATTCCGGACGATCTTCAATCTTCTGGGGCCGCTCTGCAACCCGGCGGGCGCGAACGTCCAGATCGTCGGCCTTTTCTCGCCGGCGCTGTGCCGCCCCTTCGCGGAGGTCCTGCGGGCGCTCGGAGCCCGGGCGGCGGTGACGTTTCACGGACACGACGGGCTCGACGAGCTTTCGACGACGGGAGACAACCGGGCCGTGGAATGGCGCGACGGCCGGATCGCGGAGTTCTCGATCGGGCCGGAAGCGATCGGGGTTCCCCGGGCGCGGCTTTCGGATCTGGCGGGCGGATCGCCCGCGGACAACGCCCGGATCGCGCGGGAGGTGCTGGGGGGAACGCGGGGGCCGCACCGGGACGTCGTGCTCCTGAACGCGGCGGTCGCGCTCGTGGCGGCGGGGCGGGCGGCCGATCCGCGCGAGGGCGCGCAGCGGGCGGCCCGGGCGATCGACGAAGGGGCCGCGCGCCGCACGCTCGAGGCGCTGGCGGAAGCGTCACGCTGA